Part of the Musa acuminata AAA Group cultivar baxijiao chromosome BXJ3-10, Cavendish_Baxijiao_AAA, whole genome shotgun sequence genome, ACTACAAATACTAGCAAgtatcatgtttatgaaagatatAAGCGACATAAAGGCATCAAATTCCAGACAATACCAAAAAGTAAAAAATATGCCTGTGAATAAGAAAATCGCTTTATAATATCTGATTGCTTTTTCTAGTCAATATATCTAAATTCAAAAACCACTACAAAAAAAAAGGTGAATACAAACAAAAACTGTCCACTGTAATTGATGGAAAACCTCATAGCTTTGAACTTGGCAAACCTCATTAACAATAATATGACAAGTTGTTCATTATTGTCTCAAAGGACAACACTGCACACAAGATGAATACTATAAGAAGTGTCTGTTTAATTTTATACATGTAGTAACTGTAACAAGAATAAAGAAAattctattattttattttagcaaCAGTAACATGATGTCTTCAATTGAATTGATTCATGGAACTACAGAATTGCTATTGGAACTTATTCTGTAGGTCTTCAACAAATGTGAttaaaataaagccaaaaaaattTCAACATGTCTGCATGAAAGATGAGAACATAGGAAGCCAGTATGTAACCTAGCAGAAGACCCTATTGTCCATAGATACAAAACAAATAACAATGTAACTCTTAAAATGCAAAGTCTGTCTTCTATCATGAAGGACAAGTAAAATTATGCTCTCAAAAGAAACATTTTTTCAACTTATTTGTAGCTAAGGTATGAACTAGCATGTATGTAACTTAAAGGCAAGAGATGTACCATGTTCCACATTCTCCAATACTGGTGCAGTCCCAATAAAGTGCATGCAAATAACAGACAAAAAGAAGGGATTAAAAATTGTTGATACTAGTTTATTCTACTCTACGATCTGTAAAAGGGTAAAATTAGTACACATCATAACGTACCTCTTCAACTGTTTTTGCATTCCACCAATCTTTGTAGAACTCACGATCACCAAAACAGAGGAGCTCAGCAAGAATATTTAGCCTGCATAGGGAAGACAGCCCTTTTTCTAGTTCAAGATGTAACTATTTCAACTCATGTAATCTTGAACAGTTTCTatatagaaaaaaaaacacacactaAAAAATGAATTCATTAGTAATTTATAAGATTTATCTGAATGTTTTGTCCATTGGTccacaatcaattacaaaaacAAGGAGATTTTACATTAAATAAGAAACATGTTTATAAAGTAGATTTTTCATGTTTTATCTGTCAACATTTTTTCTAAGGCAATTTTATTTGAaaagtaagaaaaatattttataatatcatAAAATCCAACTTACCATAGATGAAAAAAGCAATAGAACATGCAAAGCCACACGTACAAAGTTGGCACCGACAACTTCAACACTCTTTCTATAGCAGACAGAAGATTCCCTTTCAAAGGGTGTTCAGAATTCTTGACGATTGGGTTGATGTactgcaaaaagaaaagaaaaatctacTCATCGAATGTAATGTATTAGAAGAAATTATGtagaataaatatatataagaacACTTACTTGCTCGATAATGAAGCCCATTAAACCTGTACAGATCACCAATTTAACAAGCTGACGGATCACCCAACCCTTTCTAATGCACATTGTACGAGGATAATTTTGCTACATAATATGCGAATTATCAAATTCTGTATCAGAGGAGCTGCTTACTAATCAAGCTTTGTGCTCAATGGAATTAATAGATCAAGCCAAAAGATTGCCTGTCAGATGTATATGCAGACGACATAATACTGATCTAGTAGCAAGCAAGCTTAAACAAAAAAGTCAGGAAATACTATCATACAGATAGAAAGCGAACAAGAAAATTTTGGGAATCTATCTGGACTGCTCAAATAATGTTGACCAAGTAATGAAATTTGAGACATATAGGATGAAATATTGTATGTATACAACAACTAAAAATCTAATTCCCAACAATCTGGGGTCACATAacatcttctcttctttttcttcctcttctaagGTCTCTAAACTGAAGTAATTCACCTTTCTTATCCAAGTACATAGTACTTCGATCTACCTATGATCCTAAATTTATGCTTAATGGAAGCCACCTCTAACATATTGCAAATGCAATTATTCTGAAAGAAAATTTGCTTACAGCATGTATGCAGTGTGTATATCCCTAATATAACATACAACAATCACTATAATGAAAACACCAAATAATCTACGGAAACCCTTTTCAGTTGTATTGTTGTAGGATCAAGCTAAGCATAGCACAAACTGTAAATAAAATTCTGGAAAAAATCAATCAATTAGATATTCACAAAATTAGGAGGTAAACTAAAGTGCAGGTTCAATTCTTATCAAATAATATGTAATATGGGATTACTCTTGAAGGAACTTCTATTCTTAGAAGACTGATATCTTCTTTTCCGGTCATTCAGACTTACAACTAAAAGAGAAGGAAACTCTCATCTAAAGTATCCCATTCTCTTTGATTTCCTGTTGCAAGACTTACACCTTAAGTACCCACCCATTATGTGTGGTTTGTTTAGCTAAGGCCATCATCAGTCTAAATTTTCTGACTATCCAACCAATCATTTGCTTACAAAACTAAGAACACATGATCTATGTGAAAGAGTATCTTCCACAGATCCATCATAATCCATGATCACTATCTCAGTCTCATTCTGATGAGAAAGGGAAAtattttgcctttttcttctaCTTATATCCATATAAAGATTCTTCGTCGAAATAAGGTTCTTGATATGGTATGAAATTATGAATCACAATTTGGTTTATTTTCATCACACGCTTCCACTTGTATGATATAAAACAGTTATAACAGATTTTTAAGGAAACAGAAAATAGGTGACTAATTCAAAGTTTGCACAAAagaataaacaatatagatctcatGGAAAAGGGAAAATAGAACTAGTTGTACCCAAAATAGAACTAGTAACCAGATTAACAAAGCAGAAAAAGTGCCCAATTGGAATACCTGATAGCAAAGTGTGGGAGCTACCATGAAGTCCACTAATTGTTTGAAGCTAACACCTTTCTCAAAATCATGGCCTGAGAAGTTGAAAGATGCATCCtcctaaaaataagagaaaattctTGATATGCACCAAGGGAAATGTTAACAAGCTGAGCCCATGTTTCATCACATGCTatcaaataaagatgcagcaagaaaacaaaaacaacaaaaagaaaatgcTGAACATTAATTCAAACCAAGAAACAGAGAAAAAAAGGAACCAtatcatttctcaaaaaataaaaaaagatacatATTCTTAACTAAGAGTAGAGGCATCCTAATCAACCCAGGAAAGagcaaatcaaaataatatacaaCAATAAAAATGTACCTCACTCCCACAAATTTTGGACTCTTGCAACATAGATCTTTTCATACCAGTAAGATCAAGAAAAGCTTGCACAAAGAAAACTAAGATGAGTGTCGCAATGGAGCTTCATATTATCACCAAGTAGCATAAGCAAATATCCTCACCAACAACAGGAAGTCATATTTTGGTCTCACAAGTCATTGATCCATCAACTGAACTCCATATTATTACCAAGGAAGTTTGATCCCTCGATTTACAGCTCTTATTCACACACACCCTCTTCCCTCACCAACAAGCTCTGCTCCGCCACCCTATGTAACCTCTTCCTCTGGTCCTTCCCCACACATACAGAAAAACAATTCTAGAACCTTCACGATGATTATCTAAATATTTTCTCATCAAATAAGGTTACCAAACAAGGACAAACCATAATCAAGAAGGCATTCTGGAAGATTTGGCATAATGTACAACTGGCTGTCGACACTCAAAACtgagaaagcatatggaagatttGGTAAATTCGTATTACCAGCTAACAACCTGACATCAGCCCATCAAAGTTAGTGCCAAATCCACAAGCCAAGGTGAAACAAAGCAACAAAAGGCACTAAAGGAACTATATCGCGAGAAAATTGACATCTCAAAATGGCCTTTCTTTTATACTATAGGCAATTATTTTAGAAATGTAATTAGAACGATCATTATCAGGGAAACAAATATTCTCTGATTAGGATCTCCTTCCTAATGAAAATAAGTTACATCAGTTTAACCCTCTGATTaggattttactttgagcaaaatTAATAAACCTGAACGGCTGAACCATAGGCTAGACTCATACTGGACATAAGAGGTATTGCGTCACAACGAAATACTTGTTAAGTTCTTGTAGTTATTCAAACAAAATTGTTTTGTCCAAAATACAAATGAAACGCCCAAATCAAGTTGTCCTTAAAGGTGATTACTTCGCATGTTCTCTCACAAGAACACCATAGCTAATAACATGAACCAACAATCAGCTGCATTAAGCAGCAATAAGACTTAAGAGTATCTTGCTAATTTAACAACTGAAATGCAATTTTATGTTTAAAGATGATAAGTTACCTTATCAGAAGATTTGACAATTGTTCGCATATCATAATTTGTATGCGCGAAGGACACAAGCTTTAACCAAACTATGCATGCAAAGAACATCAATGTGAAGCCAGATAAAACTGCAGAATCACACCTGCAGATTATTCGCATCAGGTATAAGAAAAAAATCAGACAAATCATTGATGAACTAGGAAACAGTTACCAATATTATGACTATTTAATTACTTTGCTGATATATTaagatatatgtatagatattttGAAATTTCTGAAAAAATCAAATCAGACTAAAAGAAGTATAGAACTACTACAACCACATAATATATAATGCTCAAGGGACTATATGTAAAAGAGCAAACAATACAATAttgaaaaatttttaaaaatacaacAAGTCAACAATATTAAACTATCAAAGTAGAGGTATTGTATCTGCAAGTAACATGTGGTTTGTAAGTTTTACATAGAATACATAATATTTGTTTTGTAAAACAAAGTTGCCTGGCTTGCAGATTATCATATCAATAGCAGATATATGAGCATGCTTTCTTCACTCCTCAAAAATTAGCTTCAGAACCTTGCAAGATGacttaaaaacaaaaataatttgCACAAGAGAATGGGAAGGTGAGAACCCTTACCTAAGAATTACATAAACTGGATAAGAAATTGCAGTGGTTGTGCACGTCACATGAAGAGAGATAGCTAACTGCATATAATCAAGGAGAGGATAATAAGAAAAACAAACGGAAATATACATCGAAATACATAAACTTGATCACACTTCAATTTCAAAGGTCCAACAATTGATCCTGATAAAgcaaataaaaaaaggggagTCATATCAGAACCTACTTACTGGTTCTGTAATAAACTTGTGCCATGCTAGTTTTTCAATCAGGAATGCACCAAGAGAGAAAAGGGGCAGCGTAAGGCTGGAAATTTAATGACGTCAGATACAATTTACAGTTGTACTAGGAAGTAGTAGCGGTGGCTAGTTAAAAGAATTACCAGCACATCAAAAGTGGCCAATCTCTCAGTGATTTCGAACTGAACCAAAACCCAGCCCTTATAAGAAGACCATACTGCAAAAGGAGAATTACATCAAAACTTTCTATGAACTCTTGGATCTTGTACAAATATAGATATGCTCACAAAAAGGGGAAAAACACATAAGGCACACACAATAAGATCATAGCTACAAGTATAAAATCTAGAAAAAAGAGAATAAGTTGAATAGTGGTTCTATTAAGCTAAAAGGTAGAACAAGAACCAACCTTCATCAAGTTCTCAATGATAAGCCTTCCATTAACTGCGATCAGCACTACTATACAGAGGTTAAAAAGACCTGCATGGCTCTGTCATGAAACAGAGACGTATTTTGAATAAAAGCCAAGTGTAACAATGCAAATTAAGAATATAATCTCATCAAGCGCCACAAAAAGACAAGATCTATTTCCATATTCAGAAATCATCGAGTCAAATTCATTCAAATTACTAAAAATATCACAGTATACCAGCATGCAACATGAACCACACGATATGTATCATTAATAACACATCATTCTGTAAAAATGGGGATTCATGTGAGACTTGGAGACAATAAGCATGGTGAAATAGACCACAGAACAAGATATCAGACATAATTTAATACAAGATATCCCCACTAAAGGAAGGACTAAAGTACAAGGTAGTTCTAAAATTTGTCAGTTGTGCTCTTTTTAGATTGCATATGAACCTATACACTGAAATTTGAGCTAAAAAAGGAATAACTACATAACTAATTTCAGAAAAGGCGCTTCATGGATACTACTGACATTCTAGATTGTAGAgtttcttttatgatttaaatcACTAACAAGTACttttgcaaaataatgatttGGAAGAACGCTCAGCTTCCCAACAAACTAGGACGGAACCAAAACCATAGCTGAAGAGGGGCCAAGTTTAGACGAATAATCagataatatcaaatattatatgataaagaAGTATTAAATAAATTATCTAAGAAAAAAAGTAAGTAAAAGGACTACACAGAGCATGGAACTACAATTGTCTATAAATTGTTTCTTTAAATTATATACCTGAATCTAAAGATGTTGGTATCAACGATTATCGAGATAATCCACCTTTTATTTTTCAGCTTGATCGTATGGTAAAAGAGCTCACATAGCTACCGTGAAACGTGAAAGGTGTGGGACTCTCTATAGCTTGTAAGAATTAACCTACAATTAATATTCCGAGGTACAGACACCAGCCACTCAACTGCATCATATATCCGCACTCTCAAAAATTTTACTGATGGCACCTCGGATTCATTCTCAGAAAAATTATGTCATACACAACGCGCTAGGGTTGGAAGTCCAGAACAACCAAATCTTCAAATGAAAAGCTTTCGAAAAGGTAAAGAATGAACGAAAACTCAGAACCAGAAGTTCAAAAGCACACAAACAGAAACACGCAAGAATTGTTAATAGCAAAACATAATGTTGCGACTACATGACAGCATGAATGTCGGAGACTGGATCTTGAACGAAAAGCTAATAACACACGTCTACCCAACTTTCTCGAATCGGCGCCAAGGACTTGATCGCGGCCAAATCCAACGGAAACCCAATCAAGAACAAGGCTTACCTGCCTGAAGATCGCATCCGAACTCAAAGGACTCTCCTTCACTTTTACGTGCGCCGGCGAGGACGCCCGATACAAGAACTGCGGCGGAACCGTACCTCCCACTCCCAGCCCCTCGCTCCTGCGACCACCATCCACGTCCTTTTTGCCCGTCGACATCGCTGGCCTCACGTTCTCCTCTCCGTCCTCGCCACCAGTCACCCGGTGGTACTCATCCGCATCGGAACTGGTCTCGACGCCGGACTCCTCTCCGGAATCGACGGTCGAGGCCTCGAAGGCGGGAAAGCTCGTCGTCGAGGAGTAGTCGGCGGTGGCAGGGGCGGGGGAGGaggtgcggcggcggcggcggaggtccGAGGATGGCGGCGAGGGCTCGCTCGATCGGCCGAAGGTTTGGGTTTCTCCATCCCCTGAAATCGCCATCGGGGATAGAAAGAGGAATCGGCTTACACGTCCCTCTCTAGCCGACGGCCTTCGCAGGGTTTAGAACATATGGAGGGAGAGCGCGAGAGAGAGGATGGAAGATCCCCGGAGACGGAAATAGATTATTGCATTACGTCGTCCCCCCCGATTTGGTAGATTAGTACGTGACGAAAACTCGGTGGCTCAGAATCGAAAGATTAAATAGAATTACATTTCCagtcaaaatataaaaatatttaagtatAATGCTTAATTTACCATTGAGAATAGGTAGCGTCCGTGCATAGGGGTAGATATAAAATTCACGGACTTGGGAGGGGTATATATGCATTTTCGGAAATACGATGAAATCTTCGCATACCAAAAATTTCCCTCCACAGCCTACCGTGTGGGTCCCCTGCCAGAGATTTTTCGTTGACGCGTCGCGGTAGAATTCCGAGGATGTGACGCCGACTCTCATGTTGAGCGCCCGTGAGGAGGCTATCGACCGGTGACCCGTCGACTTCGGATGGAGACGTGGCcgcgacatgttttgatgggaataatttaatatattaaatatattaaatttaaattattactattaaaataattaaatctttATATGAATGTTACATGATCGATCGATCAAAATGAAGCCATTCCACCACCTACCTACGATCACGTACGAAGAATTCAACCCACCCCTCCCCACGCGTAACCATAAAATTGATGTATCGGTGGGTGTACAATTGTGTTCCGTGGGTGGGATCGAGATCCATCTGATCGATGGGAGTCGTTTGAGATGGGGTTATTTCCACGTACTTTGATGCAATTCACATCAGGACTTTCCAGTCCACCGGAGTCGCAAAGTCCAACATATTTTTGTGTGCTTTTTATCGTGGAGTGGGAACGATTTATTGAAGAGTCCAGAAATCAATATGGGTTTTTGCGATGTTGTGGGCCCAGGTGTCATTGTTCGGTGTTGTAGAAATGGGGACGTCTGTTGGAGTATCTGAAACCCTTCACCTCGAAGCAATCTTTTGGTAAGTAATTGTTTACTATATACTTTTGATCGCAGTCTTTTTGCAAGTAATTATTTAATCGTAATATCAGTCAACCATCGTCGAGATAGTGGACGACGGTATATTTTGTTGGGTGAATCGGGAGATATCTCCATCTTTATTTTTGGTCAAAAGATATCTCATGTTCCGCATAATCCTAAAATATTAATTCTACATTGTATAAGATTTATATTGTTATTTATATATCTTATTGGCACCTCCAATAAAGTATTGTAAGTCTATTTAAATACGTGTAAATAAATTCAAAAATGCTATATGTTAGTGAATAAAAGTATCGTGGCCGATGAGTTAACACGGTTAGGTCCGTGGATCGATGTTGGGAGTTTCTTCCGGAGTGAGTGGGATGATGAGGTGGCCATGCTCTCGGGAATGAATGTTGGTCGGCATTGGTCGGGATCCGGGCCGGCTCACTGCTCTCTCTTGTGCGATCGAAGGTATCTCTTTGGGTCGAAACGCTCGTCGCACGGGGGTGGCCGttttggagcgactcgggcaagagtCGGGCTGGCGGAGTTGATTGGGCCCTCGTGAGAGGATGTTGTTCAGCATTTCTCGGTTTGCCGACCCAAGCACCGTTTGTGGTGGGACACGTCTTTTCGACTCCAGGATGAATGGCAGCGCGTCCTTGTATACGGATGGCAATTCCCGGGTTGAGACGCTCGTCGTTCCGGGGTGTCTGCCTTCCTACAAAATGGTCTTCGTCGGGtgtttcccgactttggccccttcgacgagcaagtcagtggagtattTCTATATCGAGTTTTTTTCTCTCCCCCTGGTCGGGCGTCGGCCAAGGGTTTATATTCTATTGTGTGATGATTGGTTGTGCCTCGGTTCGGTGTGGCCGCTGACCCTTGTGGGACGAGACGACTTTTCTGATGAGCTGGCGTCTTAGGGGATGCTTGAGCGACGTCAAACGATACCGCCCTGAGCCCTTATGATAGTTGTGTCGCATAGTGTCTCGATACGAAACCTAGCTTGACGTGCGTCACGAGGTTTTGATGGTGTGCGACGCCAGATTCTGACATTGGTTGAGACTTGACATGTGACATCGATGGTGACTCAACTAGAggaccaaaatatgccttatcaccaTGCTTCAAATAAATAAACTTAAAATGTAATAGAAACTATCTCATACTAAAAAAAATAGGAATTTAGATGGGAGTGAGATCCCTTTCAAAAGTATATCTTTATTGGTTTATCATACCAAATATAAAAACTTATATCgattatattatttttcaataCGCTTATGATGTTTTtggtaatgacatttattgtggGATGAATCTTCtatcatatatttaaaataaatttgattgATTTATAAGTTACTTTACATATGTCATAAATTGTCACATAATAAAATGGATTTAATTGGAATTGACTGAGTTGTGAGGGACTTGAGGTGCAgatagaaaaataaaacaaaaacctaATATTTTAGAAGACAAATAAATAGTTATAAGCCATAAACAACTTCTCATCGAGCGTTTCTTGTCAGTTGTATACTTTACTGAAGGagcataaaatgaaaaaaaaaaaagaattactaTTTAATAAATAATCCTCATAGAAGATTTTAGAAAGATTAACCACTAAGATGAAAGCTTATTAATTCATAATATTATTCGAAgacataatatatattattaaattgatataattatgtatttttattattttaacctATAAAGAAGGATTAGAATATGGTAATATATCGAAAAAATAAATAagtagataaaatttattttctcaCATTGTCTATTAGTAGGGCGAGCTAAAGACTGTAAGATGCGAGACCTTTATCATAATAAGAGTATTTCTACAATTCTGATAGTTATATTTTATTCTCTTTCTACATTACTACTTCAATTGTCTGAGAGATATTTCAGGAATTACAATTAAATGGGAGCGGaaatatgaaaaaaaaggaaaaaactaaaaaaaatgaaTTTTTCCATTCGGGATTAGGTCACCCAAATCGGTTTCTTATTCGGGTGACGAATTAGGCCGGGAACCGAAACCGGATCCGGATCCGGATTCGGATTGGACCCGTGTTCGGACCCCGGACCTTTTCCTTCTCGCTGCTGGTTCCATCCGAGGACCCAAGACGGTGAGCGAGCGTGAACGGAAGGTTGGGGGGGGGTCGATGCTTATGGAGGGCGGGCCGGCGACTGCCGCAATACCTCTACGATCCACCGCAACGGTTGCTCCTCCTCGGTATTCGCTGCCGCCATGTCGGTTCTACGGCGAGGACGTGCTCTTCTGCGTGGACGTGGACGTGGAGTCCAAGGCCGAGATGGCGAAGGGCCGCGCCATCACCCGCCTCGACGCCATCAAGCAGGCCCTTCTCCTCTTCGTCCATACCAAGCTCTCCATGAACCCTGACCACCGCTTCGCTTTCTCCATCCTCGCCCAGTCCGTCTCCTGGGTTCGTCCTTTCTCTCCTCCTCCCACTTTGCCCCTTTCCCCTTTCTCTTTGTTTGGTTGATGCCGATGTTTCTTTTCCCTTCCGTTTACGGGGACGACTCTCTTGTATGTGTCTGTGTTCGTAATTTTTTATTATTGGCGCCGATTTGGTGTAAGATCATGGGAATTAGGACTTATTTTTTGGTCGGGGTGGGGGGAGTAATTGATGGAGGAAAGTGATTATTTTGGAGAGGGAGAGTGAAGATTGGCCACAGTTTCGTGATCGACAAGGCAAATTTAGGCAAGAGTGGGATCTTTTTTTTGCAGTTAAAGCAAGCACAACTATTATAAATGAAACTTCCCGATGCATGAACAATGTACCCTTATTTCTTCTGTTTAAGTATGTGAGTGTTGCTAAGATACATGATCAAACTCTACTTTTTCAGTTGATAGTTTAATATATCATGCTCCAAAATCTTTCCTTTGGTTTGCTAGATGCAATTATGGACCTCCATTGTCTCATTGCGAATGAATATCGTGAATTACAGTTCATATTTTGATATCGACATTATGACGTGTTCCTATATCTCTTGCTTACAactcttcttttctctttattGCTTCACTTGGATGAATGATATATTCTCCTTTTCATATTCAATTTATGACTTGGAAAAAATTCATGGACCTATGTGAAGATCAAGAACTTTCGTGTTGTTCATGGAAAATGATGTGACCCAATTGTTTGGAGAAATGCCAAGTTATTCTGTATGCCAGGGTAAAGTGGAATCTGTTACCATTGATTTTCTATCACCGAGAAGCAGAAACTGGCCTTATTTTATATCTTTTCCTCTTGCTAATCCACACCTTTCTTTCAGATTGTCATTGCTACTAAGGACCTCATTGCTACTGACCATGTATTATATTTTTTCCTCTTGCTACTCCACACCTTTCTTTCAGACAGTCGCCCATTTTTTATTGCCTTAAGAAAGGTAGAGAAGGGAGTAATTAATTCATTTATATACAATATAAGAATTTCTCAAAAATTAAAGTGGAAGAAACAGATGAGACTTGTTGGAAACTTTATGCATGGTTTACTATATGGTGGTTGGAAAGTTTGGATTACTTGATTTGCTTTGTGTGATTatcatttaaataaatattacctTAATGATAGGAAATTGATGGTTTCTGAATCCTGATTGTGTTAAAGGTCCACTCCTTCCCTTCCATGGGCCTATCCTGATTTCACTTCACTGTTCTCTTTGACTGCTGATGCGATTTTTCTTGTCTTCCTTTTGaacaaggaaaaattattgaTATAAAGAGTGCATTAGGTGATAACTTTCTTTATGTTCAACTTATATTATAGAATGCTCAGGAGGAAATTCTCTTCCTTTTCATTTGGTCATAAATCAGTAAAATTTTCCTCAAGTTAGTGCAGATTTTGCAATAGAATATCATAGAGTAAGTTTTGTTTCAGAAAacgttgcctttttttttttgcttcatggAAGAATGCTATGATGCTACTTGAGTTTTCTTTACAACTTTACATTTTGTTAGGATTCAATGTATCATTAATTAATAAGCAGGTTGGTGAAATTGTTGCTTGCTATGGTTAGGAGGATTATATTGTATAGAAGAGTTACTCATTTCCATCAATAAATCATGAATTATCATTGTTGGATTGTGCAGTGAATTACTGATACTAAATCTTGACTGTTTTGTGATGTTTGAAAGCTCCGAAAGGAATTTAGCAGTGAGGTTGATTCTGCTCTGTCAGCAG contains:
- the LOC135651205 gene encoding diacylglycerol O-acyltransferase 1-2-like, which gives rise to MAISGDGETQTFGRSSEPSPPSSDLRRRRRTSSPAPATADYSSTTSFPAFEASTVDSGEESGVETSSDADEYHRVTGGEDGEENVRPAMSTGKKDVDGGRRSEGLGVGGTVPPQFLYRASSPAHVKVKESPLSSDAIFRQSHAGLFNLCIVVLIAVNGRLIIENLMKYGLLIRAGFWFSSKSLRDWPLLMCCLTLPLFSLGAFLIEKLAWHKFITEPLAISLHVTCTTTAISYPVYVILRCDSAVLSGFTLMFFACIVWLKLVSFAHTNYDMRTIVKSSDKEDASFNFSGHDFEKGVSFKQLVDFMVAPTLCYQQNYPRTMCIRKGWVIRQLVKLVICTGLMGFIIEQYINPIVKNSEHPLKGNLLSAIERVLKLSVPTLYVWLCMFYCFFHLWLNILAELLCFGDREFYKDWWNAKTVEEYWRMWNMPVHKWMIRHIYLPCVRNGLPKGVAVFISFFVSAVFHELCGSVPCHIFKFWAFIGIMFQIPLVILTNYLQNKFKSTMVGNMIFWFFFCILGQPMCVLLYYHDVMNRKVNT